A genomic segment from Zerene cesonia ecotype Mississippi chromosome 5, Zerene_cesonia_1.1, whole genome shotgun sequence encodes:
- the LOC119840003 gene encoding lysozyme-like, which translates to MHLQVPVLIVLINLCYSVVFGIYVTNLNESCIRCLCHVAGCDLSHTCTGGYCGPFYISRVYWVDAGKPTLPDDNPDRKEAYEDCARDYYCSVKIIENYMARFGKDCNGDGVTNCYDYMMINHHGGRACSEPLFLSPLGLQRLKLFQQCRLN; encoded by the exons ATGCATTTACAAGTGCCAGTGTTAATTGTACTTATAAATCTATGTTACAGTGTTGTTTTTG GTATTTACGTGACAAATCTCAACGAATCCTGTATTCGCTGTCTGTGTCACGTGGCCGGCTGCGATCTCTCCCACACTTGCACTGGGGGCTATTGTGGCCCTTTCTACATATCTAGGGTATACTGGGTGGATGCTGGGAAGCCGACTCTACCTGATGACAATCCCGATAGGAAGGAAG CATATGAGGACTGCGCCAGAGACTATTACTGCTCGgtgaaaattattgaaaactaCATGGCTAGATTTGGGAAG GATTGCAATGGAGACGGTGTGACAAACTGCTATGACTACATGATGATCAACCATCACGGAGGAAGGGCGTGTTCTGAGCCTCTGTTCCTCAGCCCACTTGGACTGCAACGCCTCAAGTTGTTCCAGCAATGCcgtcttaattaa
- the LOC119840080 gene encoding low density lipoprotein receptor adapter protein 1-like, which yields MTTLLRRMWKNNSKHKKLCEEWALAECEGDGWWRDASNGKGQVDVRYAGIAPVERAASAPATALAVRSALHTAKTANKKLQKVNLDISSKGIIVSDADTQENVLSVSIYRISYCSADAANARVFAVVEGKSAGGASETHIVHVFVCARRKQARALALSLAHAFNDAYQAWQANEATSLQSGGRRRVTPWANFSSESDEDTDTEQWQSPEPLVTF from the exons AATTATGCGAAGAATGGGCCCTAGCTGAATGCGAAGGGGATGGATGGTGGCGAGACGCGTCGAACGGAAAGGGACAGGTAGATGTGAGATACGCTGGCATCGCGCCTGTAGAACGCGCCGCCTCCGCGCCCGCTACCGCTCTCGCTGTGCGCTCCGCTTTGCATACCGCTAAGA CTGCTAACAAAAAGCTTCAGAAAGTAAACCTTGACATTAGTTCGAAAGGCATCATTGTATCTGACGCTGATACACAAGAAAATGTATTGAGTGTATCAATTTATAG GATTTCCTATTGCTCTGCTGACGCAGCAAACGCCCGTGTCTTCGCCGTCGTTGAAGGAAAATCCGCGGGAGGTGCGAGCGAGACGCACATAGTGCACGTGTTTGTGTGTGCGAGACGGAAACAGGCTCGGGCGCTTGCTCTCTCCCTCGCACACGCTTTTAATGACGCATATCAG GCATGGCAGGCGAATGAGGCAACTTCACTACAATCTGGTGGAAGGCGCAGAGTTACTCCATGG GCTAATTTCTCCAGCGAATCGGATGAAGATACGGACACTGAGCAGTGGCAATCTCCAGAACCACtcgttacattttaa